The following proteins come from a genomic window of Candidatus Neomarinimicrobiota bacterium:
- a CDS encoding PLP-dependent transferase encodes MSIKDKKNRWGFSTRAIHTGNKSDEQTGSISPPIYLTSTYKQDAVGKTRGFDYSRVGNPSRQRLEENLAALESGKHGITFATGMAASTALFQLFNKGDHILISRNTYGGTYRMSMEVLQRQGIEFSWVDTRDPEHVATQIKENTKLVFVETPTNPLLELCDLEAMSNLCKSNGILLSVDNTFMSPYGQRPLEFGVDIVMHSTTKSLAGHSDVLGGALITNSSNLAEKLHFMQKATGAVPSPFDCWIILRSTKTLALRYQKASDSANELAGWLSKQKKISGLIYPGLKSHPQYALALKQQTTPDGTPIFGNMISFDLGSIKMRDSFLEKLQLFTLAESLGGVESLVCCPYHMTHAAIPKDSKLKMGITESLIRLSVGVEDTVDLKSDLLTAFN; translated from the coding sequence ATGAGCATTAAAGATAAAAAAAATAGATGGGGATTTTCGACGCGTGCGATCCACACCGGAAATAAAAGTGACGAACAAACGGGGTCCATTTCGCCACCAATTTATTTGACATCCACTTATAAACAGGATGCAGTTGGAAAAACTCGCGGTTTTGATTATTCCAGAGTTGGCAATCCAAGTCGGCAGCGTTTGGAAGAAAATTTGGCAGCGCTTGAAAGTGGTAAACATGGAATTACATTTGCCACGGGAATGGCAGCATCAACTGCTTTGTTTCAACTTTTTAATAAGGGTGACCATATTCTCATTTCCCGAAATACATACGGCGGGACTTATAGAATGAGCATGGAAGTTCTTCAGAGGCAGGGTATTGAATTTAGTTGGGTAGATACGAGGGACCCCGAACATGTTGCCACCCAAATAAAAGAAAACACAAAGTTGGTATTCGTTGAAACTCCTACGAACCCACTCTTAGAATTGTGTGATTTGGAAGCCATGTCGAACCTATGTAAAAGCAACGGGATTTTACTTAGTGTGGATAATACGTTTATGAGTCCCTATGGTCAGCGTCCATTAGAATTTGGCGTGGATATTGTTATGCATAGCACCACGAAATCTTTAGCAGGACATTCCGACGTATTAGGAGGTGCGCTAATAACAAACAGTTCAAACTTGGCCGAAAAACTTCATTTTATGCAAAAAGCAACCGGTGCGGTTCCAAGTCCTTTTGATTGCTGGATTATTTTACGGTCAACAAAGACACTTGCATTGAGGTACCAAAAAGCATCGGACTCAGCCAACGAACTTGCTGGGTGGCTTTCCAAACAAAAAAAAATATCTGGGCTGATATACCCGGGACTAAAAAGTCATCCTCAATATGCATTGGCATTAAAACAACAAACGACACCGGATGGTACTCCGATTTTTGGAAACATGATTTCGTTCGATTTAGGTTCAATCAAAATGCGGGATTCCTTTTTGGAAAAACTACAGTTGTTTACTTTGGCTGAGAGTTTGGGCGGTGTGGAAAGCCTTGTATGTTGTCCCTATCATATGACACATGCAGCAATCCCAAAGGATTCAAAATTAAAAATGGGTATTACCGAATCCTTAATAAGATTATCCGTAGGTGTTGAAGATACGGTTGATTTAAAGTCTGACCTTTTGACCGCTTTTAATTAA